One genomic segment of Paenibacillus xylanexedens includes these proteins:
- a CDS encoding dihydrofolate reductase family protein: MNMSDNKTILYIAMSLDGYIARLDGSVDWLFDVEGDGGDNGYAAFYETIGSVVMGRYTYEEVLTLSEDFPYADRPTYVLSRSEQPPAPNVQFTTEEVDTLIPQLKQTSDGDVWIVGGGILVQAVLAKKLLDEIEVAIIPKILGEGIPLFPTGTVPSHFKMVRTQTLGQIISIRYEVQNTGTADTPSNV, from the coding sequence ATGAACATGTCTGATAACAAAACAATTTTGTACATTGCTATGAGTTTGGATGGATATATCGCAAGACTGGACGGTTCGGTAGATTGGTTATTTGATGTGGAGGGTGACGGAGGAGATAACGGATATGCTGCCTTTTATGAAACGATCGGTAGCGTTGTTATGGGACGTTATACGTATGAAGAGGTGCTCACACTTTCCGAAGATTTCCCCTATGCGGATCGGCCAACATATGTGCTTTCTCGCTCGGAACAGCCGCCCGCTCCGAATGTACAGTTTACAACCGAGGAGGTAGATACACTCATTCCCCAGTTAAAACAAACTTCTGATGGAGACGTGTGGATTGTGGGTGGCGGCATATTGGTTCAAGCTGTGTTAGCCAAAAAATTACTGGATGAGATTGAAGTCGCCATCATTCCCAAAATTCTTGGTGAAGGCATCCCCTTATTCCCGACAGGCACTGTGCCCAGTCACTTCAAAATGGTCCGGACCCAGACGCTGGGACAGATCATTTCGATTCGTTATGAGGTACAGAACACCGGCACAGCGGACACACCTTCGAATGTCTAG
- a CDS encoding SGNH/GDSL hydrolase family protein yields MKGNEKMMTYALSDVHNLKVHGRTTGELSPLTLFWTGSAVELNVRGSELWVEVESQYDMYESWISILINDVPVSRQMLMAGRYWVCVFRGMNADVVKNVRIVKDVQAMSGDPGCALQIHAVKSDGAFLPVQEKPYKIEFIGDSITSGEGAIGAKAEEDWIPMWFSAIHNYTFMTAEALNAEYRVISQSGWGVLTSWDNNPKGNIPEYYEQVCGLLTGERNEALGAGDQHDFGSWQPDVVVVNLGSNDGGAFQSPEWKDPDTGKVYKQRLNEDGTYHEEDLTAFEKAVEQFLFKLRKNNPDAQLVWAYGMLGFPMMPAIYRAVDAYTKGTGDRKVSIIQLPDTTEETVGARTHPGELSHRRTADVLAEYVRGMLG; encoded by the coding sequence GTGAAAGGTAATGAGAAAATGATGACGTACGCATTGTCCGATGTTCATAACCTCAAAGTGCATGGCAGAACAACTGGAGAGTTGTCACCGTTGACATTATTTTGGACGGGGAGTGCAGTTGAACTCAATGTACGGGGCTCCGAACTATGGGTTGAGGTAGAGTCGCAGTATGACATGTATGAGTCATGGATAAGCATTCTGATCAACGATGTTCCGGTGAGCAGACAGATGTTAATGGCGGGAAGGTACTGGGTCTGTGTATTCCGGGGCATGAACGCAGATGTGGTGAAGAATGTACGGATCGTCAAAGATGTTCAAGCGATGAGTGGTGACCCGGGTTGTGCCTTGCAGATTCATGCGGTGAAATCGGATGGAGCGTTCCTGCCTGTGCAGGAAAAACCGTACAAGATCGAGTTCATTGGTGACAGTATTACATCTGGCGAAGGTGCGATTGGAGCGAAAGCGGAGGAAGATTGGATTCCGATGTGGTTTAGCGCTATACATAATTATACGTTTATGACAGCAGAGGCATTGAATGCAGAGTATCGGGTCATCTCGCAAAGTGGCTGGGGTGTGCTGACAAGTTGGGATAACAATCCAAAAGGGAACATCCCCGAGTATTACGAGCAGGTCTGTGGCTTGCTTACTGGTGAGCGTAACGAAGCGCTCGGTGCAGGAGATCAGCATGATTTTGGTTCGTGGCAGCCGGATGTGGTGGTCGTGAACTTGGGCAGCAATGATGGAGGTGCATTTCAGTCACCTGAGTGGAAAGATCCCGACACTGGCAAGGTGTACAAGCAGCGTTTGAATGAAGATGGTACATATCATGAAGAGGATCTGACCGCTTTTGAGAAGGCAGTGGAGCAGTTCCTGTTCAAACTTCGGAAAAACAATCCGGATGCACAACTCGTATGGGCTTATGGCATGCTTGGTTTTCCCATGATGCCTGCCATCTACCGCGCGGTTGATGCGTATACAAAGGGGACAGGAGACCGAAAGGTCTCAATCATCCAGCTTCCTGATACAACCGAAGAGACGGTAGGGGCGCGCACCCATCCAGGCGAGTTATCTCACCGTAGGACGGCAGATGTGTTAGCGGAATATGTACGAGGAATGCTAGGATAG
- a CDS encoding GNAT family N-acetyltransferase — translation MSTYQVVPMIYDSKEQIEAIILLEQQCKQLDSIHLKADLDHISKKDGDHALLCYRHGDLVGLLSWYPSDGVTGNINAIVHPDFRRQGVFGSLLKRAILDMKPQGINQLSYRVPQGLSPGVHTAQSLGAIYDRAEYSMQFVNEVPLVVEPPELTLSLAEAEDMEFMVTCSSQAFGDSEDWTREYFMQTNEPSRVTYIAWQNQLPVGLVRVNSINATTAFIHNFCILPAYQGQKLGRTALSILVDLLRKQSYTDIRLSVVTENKRALNLYRSVGFEVNSEYHYFNGSL, via the coding sequence ATGTCAACTTATCAAGTCGTTCCTATGATCTATGATTCCAAGGAACAGATTGAAGCTATTATTTTACTCGAACAACAATGTAAACAGCTTGATTCCATTCATCTAAAGGCAGACCTTGACCATATCAGCAAAAAAGACGGAGACCATGCACTCCTCTGTTATCGCCACGGTGATTTGGTAGGACTCCTCAGTTGGTATCCATCCGACGGCGTAACCGGGAATATTAATGCCATCGTACACCCAGATTTTCGTCGCCAAGGTGTGTTCGGCAGCCTACTGAAAAGAGCCATCCTGGATATGAAACCACAAGGAATTAACCAACTCAGTTATCGCGTTCCTCAGGGCTTATCTCCGGGTGTTCATACTGCCCAATCCCTCGGAGCCATTTATGATCGTGCGGAATACTCGATGCAATTTGTGAATGAGGTCCCTTTGGTTGTGGAGCCGCCTGAACTAACGTTGTCCTTGGCAGAAGCCGAGGATATGGAATTTATGGTCACTTGCTCCTCCCAAGCCTTTGGAGATTCGGAGGACTGGACACGCGAGTACTTTATGCAAACAAATGAACCCAGCCGAGTCACCTATATTGCATGGCAGAATCAACTGCCTGTTGGGCTGGTACGGGTCAACTCTATTAATGCAACAACCGCATTTATTCATAACTTCTGTATCTTGCCTGCTTATCAGGGACAGAAACTGGGGCGCACTGCGCTTAGCATCCTGGTTGATCTCCTAAGGAAACAAAGTTACACAGATATTCGCTTATCCGTTGTTACCGAGAACAAACGTGCTTTGAATCTGTACCGCAGTGTTGGTTTTGAAGTGAATTCTGAGTATCACTATTTCAACGGTAGTTTATAA
- a CDS encoding TetR/AcrR family transcriptional regulator, whose translation MRKGQITKEHIIRESAALFNTKGYTGASLSEIIERCGIRKGGIYNHFESKDEIALAAFDYSVSQMLQFHSQALEGVKSSKDKLLAICGVYIDMMENNTLEGGCPLLNTAVESDDAHPLLKERAQLAMTNLLNELTQVLIQGMEQKEFRADIALEEVSSNIIAIIEGGVMLSKLYEDSKYIRNAVNHITQFMDDRMLVR comes from the coding sequence TTGCGCAAAGGCCAAATCACCAAAGAACATATTATTCGTGAGTCGGCAGCACTTTTTAACACCAAGGGATATACTGGTGCCTCCCTGTCTGAGATTATAGAACGTTGTGGCATTCGCAAGGGCGGAATTTATAATCATTTTGAAAGTAAAGATGAGATAGCACTGGCTGCTTTTGATTATTCGGTATCACAGATGCTGCAATTTCACTCACAGGCTCTGGAAGGCGTCAAAAGCTCCAAAGACAAACTACTCGCCATATGCGGTGTTTATATTGATATGATGGAAAACAATACGCTGGAAGGGGGATGCCCCCTATTAAATACAGCCGTTGAAAGCGATGATGCACACCCGTTGCTGAAAGAAAGAGCACAGCTTGCCATGACCAATCTGCTGAATGAACTGACACAAGTCTTGATTCAGGGTATGGAGCAAAAGGAATTCAGAGCAGATATTGCACTGGAGGAAGTGAGTAGTAATATCATCGCCATAATCGAGGGAGGTGTTATGTTAAGCAAGCTTTATGAAGATAGCAAGTATATTCGAAATGCTGTAAATCATATTACTCAATTTATGGATGACCGAATGTTGGTCAGGTAA
- a CDS encoding AbfB domain-containing protein has translation MGNRKAVWFLVFALTFTLFGLHPERTSAASITITNGTDWLDTAGNPIHANSGNILQVGSTYYLYGEHAVGGRFDSVNVYTSTDLKNWTFSNAILTKDSATELASSKIERPKVIYNASTNQYVLWAHYENGTDYNLGRVAVATSNTPNGKFTYEGSFRPMNYESRDMTVFVDTDGTGYLVTASRKNGGANDTMAIFKMNASYTGIQSFEGWLFENAYREAPAVVKKGNRYYLFTSQAAGWYPNQGAYTTATSMTGPWTALTPYGNPSAFGSQIHDIATITGSNSTSYIYMGDRWNPMNLGEHKHIWLPLNLNDSNGTASLEWYTTWNIDAVTGAVTPPALVNHAQGKTATAISTASGSSASNVNDGNYQTSWVASSNSWPAWWQVDFGAPKTITEIDTSWFMYKGSEGYYKYKIEISNDGVNYSTLDRTNNLTYGFTTDAVHFTARYVRINMVNAVLWNNPGNWYTPTLHEVKMLGPATPEATGYSRFSSHNVPDRYIRHANYTARVDANVSPVLDSQFRVVPGLASSTGISLESINFPGYFLKRNASNKIVLEAYANTAAYKGDTTFLSSPGWADSTKVSLQSYSQPGYYIRHYDYVLQLDAITASSSSTVKSDATFGRTNF, from the coding sequence ATGGGTAACAGGAAAGCCGTCTGGTTTCTGGTCTTCGCACTCACGTTCACCCTGTTTGGACTTCATCCTGAACGGACAAGCGCAGCAAGTATCACGATAACCAACGGTACCGATTGGCTCGATACCGCAGGCAACCCCATCCATGCGAACAGCGGCAACATTCTGCAGGTAGGCTCGACGTATTATCTGTACGGTGAACATGCGGTGGGCGGCAGGTTCGACAGCGTGAACGTCTACACCTCCACCGATCTGAAGAACTGGACTTTCAGCAACGCCATCCTGACGAAAGATTCTGCAACCGAGCTGGCCTCCAGCAAAATTGAACGCCCCAAAGTCATCTATAACGCCTCCACTAACCAGTATGTGCTCTGGGCACACTATGAGAACGGTACGGACTACAACCTCGGGCGTGTAGCGGTCGCAACAAGCAATACCCCGAATGGCAAATTCACGTATGAAGGCAGCTTCCGCCCAATGAATTATGAATCCCGTGACATGACCGTCTTTGTTGATACAGATGGCACCGGTTATCTGGTTACTGCTTCACGCAAGAATGGCGGTGCCAATGATACGATGGCTATTTTTAAAATGAATGCAAGTTATACCGGAATACAATCCTTCGAGGGTTGGCTGTTCGAGAACGCCTACCGTGAAGCACCTGCCGTTGTGAAAAAAGGCAACCGTTACTACCTCTTCACCTCCCAAGCCGCTGGCTGGTATCCGAATCAGGGTGCTTATACTACAGCAACTTCCATGACGGGTCCATGGACTGCGCTTACGCCATATGGCAATCCATCTGCCTTCGGTTCGCAGATTCATGATATTGCCACGATTACAGGCAGCAACTCCACATCCTACATCTACATGGGGGATCGCTGGAATCCGATGAACCTCGGAGAGCACAAACATATCTGGCTGCCGCTAAACTTGAATGATTCGAACGGAACAGCATCACTGGAGTGGTATACAACATGGAATATCGATGCAGTAACGGGTGCAGTAACACCACCTGCCCTCGTCAACCATGCCCAAGGCAAAACAGCTACCGCTATCTCCACAGCCTCCGGTTCGTCTGCATCCAACGTCAATGATGGCAATTACCAGACTTCATGGGTGGCTTCCTCCAATAGCTGGCCTGCCTGGTGGCAGGTGGACTTCGGCGCACCGAAGACGATCACCGAGATCGATACGTCCTGGTTTATGTATAAAGGTTCCGAAGGGTACTACAAATACAAAATTGAAATTAGCAACGATGGAGTCAATTACTCCACCTTGGATCGCACCAACAATCTGACCTATGGCTTTACGACCGATGCTGTGCATTTCACAGCCCGTTATGTGCGGATTAATATGGTGAACGCGGTCTTATGGAATAATCCGGGGAACTGGTACACCCCAACCCTGCACGAGGTCAAAATGTTGGGTCCTGCAACACCGGAAGCCACAGGTTACAGCCGTTTCAGTTCACACAACGTTCCGGATCGATACATCCGTCATGCCAATTACACCGCTCGCGTGGATGCCAACGTCTCCCCTGTTCTGGATTCACAGTTCCGCGTCGTACCAGGTCTTGCAAGCTCCACGGGAATTTCATTGGAGTCCATTAACTTCCCAGGCTACTTTCTGAAGCGTAATGCCAGCAACAAAATTGTACTTGAAGCTTACGCCAACACCGCTGCCTATAAGGGAGATACTACGTTCCTAAGCAGTCCTGGTTGGGCTGATAGCACCAAAGTATCCCTTCAATCGTACAGTCAACCCGGATATTACATCCGGCATTATGACTACGTGTTACAGCTCGATGCGATCACCGCATCCAGCAGCTCGACTGTGAAGAGTGATGCTACGTTTGGGCGAACCAATTTCTAA
- a CDS encoding amino acid ABC transporter ATP-binding protein produces the protein MITVQNLKKQFGANEVLKDISTTIQEKEVVCVIGPSGSGKSTFLRCLNLLEGVTSGKVTIGGIEVTSPKTDIDQLRTNVGMVFQQFNLFPHLTVLENIMLAPKHIKKLSKAENEKKSMELLGKVGLSQKREAYPEQLSGGQQQRVAIARALAMNPSVMLFDEPTSALDPEMVGEVLQVMKDLAHEGITMIVVTHEMGFAREVADRVIFMDGGYIVEEGTPEELFQNTRHERTKAFLGKVL, from the coding sequence ATGATTACCGTACAAAACCTGAAAAAGCAGTTTGGTGCCAATGAGGTATTGAAGGACATCTCCACAACGATTCAGGAGAAAGAAGTTGTATGCGTCATCGGGCCTTCCGGGTCTGGTAAAAGTACCTTCTTGCGTTGTCTCAATCTGCTAGAGGGTGTGACGTCTGGAAAGGTGACGATTGGTGGTATTGAGGTCACTTCACCCAAGACGGATATCGATCAGTTACGAACCAATGTGGGCATGGTGTTTCAACAGTTCAACCTCTTCCCGCATCTGACCGTGCTGGAGAATATCATGCTCGCGCCGAAGCATATCAAGAAACTGAGTAAGGCTGAGAATGAGAAGAAATCAATGGAACTGCTCGGCAAGGTTGGGCTGTCTCAGAAGAGGGAGGCTTATCCCGAGCAGTTGTCGGGTGGACAACAACAGCGTGTGGCCATTGCGCGTGCACTTGCCATGAACCCAAGTGTGATGTTGTTCGATGAACCTACATCTGCACTGGACCCGGAGATGGTTGGAGAAGTGCTGCAAGTCATGAAAGACCTCGCTCATGAGGGAATTACGATGATTGTTGTTACACACGAGATGGGCTTTGCCCGTGAGGTGGCGGATCGGGTGATCTTTATGGATGGCGGATATATTGTGGAGGAAGGCACGCCTGAAGAGCTCTTTCAGAATACCCGGCATGAGCGGACCAAGGCATTTCTGGGTAAGGTTTTATAA
- a CDS encoding CD3324 family protein has product MKYINADTIFPEELLKEIQRHISGGLIYIPRPKDAHKKWGENSGGRRIVRERNDEIRQLFAAGTTIDQLADQYCLSIDSIKKIVYCKKG; this is encoded by the coding sequence GTGAAATATATTAATGCGGATACAATCTTCCCGGAAGAATTACTCAAAGAAATACAGCGTCATATCTCTGGTGGCTTGATCTATATTCCGAGGCCCAAGGATGCCCACAAGAAGTGGGGCGAGAATTCGGGTGGCAGAAGGATTGTCCGGGAGCGGAACGACGAGATCCGCCAGCTTTTTGCTGCCGGAACAACCATCGATCAGCTTGCGGACCAATACTGTTTATCCATCGATAGCATCAAGAAAATTGTGTATTGCAAAAAGGGATGA
- a CDS encoding helix-turn-helix transcriptional regulator, with translation MNHRKLAIMRLMDSRQKFTARELAERFDVSVRTIQRDLDALQALGFPLYTEVGVNGGYRVLPNRILPPLQLTQQEALGLFMMLEYLQQVPDFPYGSMRGHLAEQYFSTLPEDVQDLIMRMREHITFVQHPGGHSELLTTEILGAAVEKREIEFMYHARNGHKKVQVFPYGIYYEQGHWYMPARNKDRVLLYRVDRMQQLTVMESVDKSVPSLKAWLDAKEDRASVEVVLQFTEFGARIAASDVLFKSVQDNEWRGLVPPEEFSFTARKLLSYGPEVKVVSPLELQQQVRGMLERSLSQYGGG, from the coding sequence ATGAATCATCGGAAACTGGCGATCATGCGCCTGATGGATTCCAGACAGAAGTTCACTGCTAGAGAACTGGCAGAACGTTTCGACGTCTCGGTTCGTACCATTCAGCGAGATCTGGATGCATTGCAGGCACTGGGTTTTCCCTTGTACACCGAAGTTGGCGTGAACGGTGGATACCGGGTATTGCCCAATCGGATTTTGCCACCTCTTCAACTGACACAGCAGGAGGCATTAGGGCTGTTTATGATGCTGGAATATCTACAGCAAGTCCCGGATTTTCCATATGGATCAATGCGTGGACATCTGGCTGAACAGTATTTCTCTACTTTGCCTGAGGATGTACAGGATCTGATTATGCGAATGAGGGAGCATATCACCTTTGTCCAGCACCCCGGTGGGCATTCCGAGCTTTTAACAACCGAGATATTGGGTGCAGCGGTAGAAAAGAGAGAAATTGAATTTATGTATCATGCCCGCAATGGGCATAAAAAAGTCCAGGTCTTTCCCTATGGTATCTACTATGAACAGGGACATTGGTACATGCCAGCCCGAAATAAGGACCGCGTATTATTGTATCGGGTGGATCGCATGCAGCAATTGACGGTTATGGAATCAGTGGATAAATCTGTTCCGAGCCTGAAGGCATGGCTAGATGCCAAAGAAGATAGAGCAAGCGTAGAAGTGGTGCTGCAATTCACGGAATTTGGAGCAAGGATTGCTGCGTCAGATGTGTTGTTCAAGTCGGTTCAAGATAACGAATGGCGCGGACTTGTTCCGCCGGAGGAGTTTTCTTTTACAGCCCGGAAATTACTCTCCTATGGGCCGGAAGTGAAGGTGGTGTCTCCGCTCGAACTGCAACAGCAGGTTAGAGGGATGCTGGAACGGAGTTTAAGCCAGTATGGTGGGGGATAA
- a CDS encoding MBL fold metallo-hydrolase, with protein MTLAIQHIRNATSLITIQGKTILLDPMLSDTGELPPVPFTHQIRRNPTAPLPVPLETFEHIDAILVTHLHFDHFDKTAKKILNKKIPVLCQPEDQQRITSWGFKNVFPIEETRNWKGIHFTRVQGQHAKGNISRLLGPVSGFILNTPAEGSLYIVGDCVLTEQIKHVFDQHRPPICIVNAPSAKLLLRSVITMTPEDVVTILKISPSTKVVAVHMDAISHCTTSREHLSHYIELHQLLDSVVIPEDGQHIYF; from the coding sequence ATGACGCTAGCCATTCAACATATTCGTAATGCCACCTCCCTAATCACCATACAAGGGAAAACTATTCTGCTCGATCCGATGTTAAGTGACACGGGAGAGCTTCCACCTGTCCCCTTCACACATCAAATTCGCAGGAACCCTACCGCCCCATTGCCTGTACCGCTTGAAACTTTTGAACATATTGATGCGATACTCGTTACACATTTACATTTTGACCATTTCGACAAAACGGCAAAGAAAATACTCAACAAAAAGATTCCTGTACTGTGCCAGCCGGAGGATCAACAACGCATTACTTCCTGGGGGTTCAAGAATGTATTCCCTATAGAGGAGACTAGGAACTGGAAGGGCATTCATTTTACAAGAGTTCAGGGGCAACACGCAAAAGGGAACATCTCCAGACTGCTAGGTCCCGTATCCGGTTTTATTTTGAACACTCCCGCTGAAGGATCGCTATATATTGTGGGCGATTGTGTTCTTACGGAACAGATTAAACACGTGTTCGACCAGCACAGACCTCCGATCTGCATCGTAAACGCACCAAGTGCTAAACTGTTACTCCGTTCCGTCATTACGATGACGCCTGAGGATGTCGTTACCATACTGAAGATTTCACCCTCAACCAAAGTCGTGGCCGTACATATGGATGCCATTAGTCATTGCACCACATCAAGAGAGCACCTGTCACACTACATAGAACTGCATCAGTTATTAGATTCGGTTGTGATTCCTGAAGACGGGCAACACATCTACTTCTGA
- a CDS encoding transporter substrate-binding domain-containing protein, with protein sequence MKKVASIVMASVLALTLSACGAAKSGEESNAQSANGSAVEKYIFGTDATYPPFEFQKDGKYVGIDIDLMNAIAEEEGFEVEIKPMDFKGIIPAITANQLDGAIAGISITDERKKVVDFSDPYYQAGLSLIVHEDNADIQSPEDLKGKIIAIKKGTSGANLADEYAKTYGATVKYFDDSPSMYQEVANKNADATLEDFPVISYKIAIDPNAKLKIVGDRLNGDFYGIAVAKGDAELQKKINDGLKKLQESGKYDEIVGNYLGTTAK encoded by the coding sequence ATGAAAAAGGTAGCATCCATTGTAATGGCGTCAGTTCTTGCTCTAACACTTAGTGCCTGCGGTGCAGCAAAGTCCGGTGAAGAGAGCAATGCACAATCGGCAAATGGTTCAGCTGTTGAGAAATACATATTTGGTACCGATGCAACGTATCCCCCTTTTGAGTTCCAGAAGGACGGTAAATATGTAGGGATCGATATTGACCTCATGAACGCAATTGCGGAAGAAGAGGGCTTTGAAGTAGAGATCAAACCTATGGACTTCAAAGGCATCATTCCGGCTATTACGGCGAATCAGTTAGACGGAGCCATTGCAGGCATTAGCATTACGGACGAACGTAAAAAAGTCGTGGACTTCTCGGACCCGTATTATCAGGCCGGTCTGTCCCTAATCGTACATGAAGATAACGCGGACATCCAAAGTCCTGAAGATTTAAAAGGAAAAATTATTGCGATTAAAAAAGGAACCTCAGGTGCCAATCTCGCAGATGAATATGCGAAAACCTATGGGGCAACCGTGAAATATTTTGATGACAGCCCATCGATGTATCAGGAAGTCGCGAACAAAAACGCAGATGCTACGCTGGAGGATTTCCCGGTCATCTCCTATAAGATTGCCATCGATCCGAACGCCAAACTCAAAATCGTTGGAGACCGATTGAATGGTGACTTCTATGGTATTGCTGTTGCCAAAGGCGATGCGGAGTTGCAGAAGAAGATTAATGATGGACTGAAAAAATTGCAGGAAAGTGGAAAGTACGACGAGATTGTTGGCAACTATCTCGGAACAACGGCTAAATAG
- a CDS encoding oxidoreductase yields the protein MSEVWTKDIIPTVSDKVVIVTGSNGGLGYETALALAEKGAKVIIAVRNLEKGEKAANKIKSSVHVAGEVIVMQLDLSDLASIRKFAAAFLEQYDSLSILVNNAGIMNPPFQLTKDGFELQFGSNHLGHFALTGLLLARLISTPKSRVVTVSSMAAHNGAIDFNNLDGSKGYNPMKFYSQSKLANLMFARELQNKFNSAHIDSMSIAAHPGISHTNLFSFGSGKQTNIFMRSLLKIISQPAHMGALPTLYAAADPTITGGEYIAPSGMGGTKGYPKSAKIIEKLYDANISNKLWSVSEELTGVYYRFDV from the coding sequence ATGAGCGAAGTTTGGACTAAAGACATCATCCCAACTGTATCCGATAAAGTAGTGATTGTGACAGGTTCGAACGGCGGGTTAGGGTATGAAACGGCATTAGCGTTAGCTGAAAAAGGCGCAAAAGTTATCATTGCAGTTCGTAATCTGGAAAAAGGTGAAAAGGCAGCTAATAAAATAAAGTCGTCTGTGCATGTAGCTGGAGAGGTAATCGTTATGCAGCTTGACCTTAGCGATTTAGCTAGTATTCGTAAGTTCGCAGCCGCTTTTCTTGAGCAATACGATTCTTTGTCCATTCTCGTTAATAATGCAGGAATTATGAACCCTCCATTCCAGTTGACGAAGGATGGCTTTGAATTGCAGTTTGGTAGTAATCATCTAGGCCATTTTGCGCTTACGGGTCTACTATTAGCTCGATTGATCTCTACTCCGAAATCGAGAGTTGTCACTGTAAGTAGTATGGCAGCTCATAATGGTGCGATTGACTTTAATAATTTAGATGGCTCCAAAGGATATAATCCCATGAAGTTCTACAGTCAAAGCAAGCTAGCCAATCTGATGTTTGCGAGAGAGCTGCAGAATAAATTTAATTCCGCCCATATTGATTCCATGAGTATCGCCGCTCATCCAGGAATTTCGCATACCAATCTATTTTCCTTCGGTTCGGGGAAACAGACCAATATATTCATGCGCAGTCTTTTGAAAATCATTAGTCAACCGGCACATATGGGGGCATTACCTACCTTATATGCTGCAGCAGATCCGACGATCACGGGAGGGGAGTATATTGCTCCTAGTGGTATGGGCGGCACTAAGGGCTATCCCAAGAGCGCTAAGATCATCGAAAAATTATATGATGCTAACATCTCAAACAAGCTATGGAGCGTATCAGAAGAATTAACAGGGGTATATTACAGATTCGACGTGTAG
- a CDS encoding amino acid ABC transporter permease codes for MDSSLQVIIDALPLLLEGTVVTLKLVVISLIIAMVIGLISGLMSTSLNRLLRLVATLYVDIIRGTPLLVQVYFIYFGLPVFLDMRIPAMTAGIIAISLNAGAYISEIFRAGINSISNGQHEAARSLGLTRFQTMRLVVLPQATRRMIPTFVNQFIITIKDTSLLSAIGIAELTQSGEIIISSNFRAFEIWGVVGIFYLIIIVLLSRASRFIERRYAIR; via the coding sequence ATGGACTCCTCCTTACAAGTCATAATAGACGCACTGCCTCTTCTGTTAGAGGGTACAGTCGTTACGTTAAAACTAGTCGTGATCTCACTCATCATTGCGATGGTGATCGGTTTGATCTCAGGTCTGATGAGCACTTCTTTGAATCGATTGTTGCGGCTGGTAGCTACACTTTACGTGGATATCATCCGTGGTACCCCCCTTCTGGTGCAGGTATATTTCATCTACTTCGGGCTGCCTGTGTTCCTGGATATGCGTATTCCGGCGATGACCGCAGGGATTATTGCAATTAGTCTGAATGCCGGAGCGTACATCTCGGAGATTTTCCGGGCGGGGATTAATTCAATTAGCAACGGGCAGCATGAGGCGGCGCGATCCCTGGGCTTAACGCGTTTCCAGACGATGAGGCTGGTTGTGTTACCCCAAGCAACCCGGCGCATGATTCCTACCTTTGTGAACCAGTTCATTATTACAATTAAGGATACCTCGCTGCTGTCCGCGATCGGTATCGCCGAATTAACACAGAGCGGGGAGATTATTATTTCCTCCAACTTCCGGGCATTCGAAATCTGGGGTGTGGTGGGTATATTTTACCTGATCATCATTGTGCTGTTGTCCCGGGCTTCCCGGTTCATTGAGAGGAGGTATGCGATCCGATGA